A window from Solanum stenotomum isolate F172 chromosome 5, ASM1918654v1, whole genome shotgun sequence encodes these proteins:
- the LOC125864295 gene encoding uncharacterized protein LOC125864295, producing the protein MLKLKQFIYSPSVRPHRRLAGSPVADKSSSSVPVKSLKQSPHQSIHYFPLPILPTRRRLIHRYFSVSMESSGVSMTAPSVVKLKPIEATAETFKEFGQVIEASPDGEEFGPRDAQLDLSNGIPRFYIMQLKDRSLKFSKITHHANVTQCLGSIGGNVWYLGVAKPSIVDPTDIKGAVDIVVQSHCGHFYVPPAVDEVQAFRISGPKFIKLSHGTWHAGPLFADDKMDFYNLELNNTNVVDHTTHNFIKKNGVVFVLDD; encoded by the exons ATGCTAAAATTGAAGCAATTCATATATTCGCCATCAGTCAGGCCACATCGCCGACTCGCCGGATCTCCGGTCGCTGATAAAAGTTCCAGTTCCGTTCCGGTGAAATCACTCAAACAATCTCCTCATCAATCCATTCACTACTTTCCCCTTCCCATATTGCCTACTCGCCGTCGCTTAATCCACCGTTACTTTTCTGTATCAATGGAATCTTCCGGCGTTAGCATGACGGCGCCGTCAGTCGTGAAGCTGAAACCTATTGAAGCAACCGCAGAAACTTTTAAAGAGTTTGGTCAG GTAATTGAGGCGTCTCCAGATGGGGAAGAATTCGGTCCTCGTGATGCTCAGCTTGATTTGAGCAATGGGATTCCTAGGTTTTACATTATGCAGCTTAAAGATCGATCCCTCAAATTTTCTAAGATAACACATCATGCCAATGTCACTCAATGTCTTGGATCTATTGGAGGCAATGTTTGGTATCTTGGAGTTGCTAAGCCATCTATTGTAGATCCAACTGATATCAAGGGTGCTGTTGATATTGTTGTGCAGTCACATTGTGGGCATTTTTATGTGCCTCCTGCTGTTGATGAAGTGCAGGCTTTCAGAATTTCAGGTCCAAAGTTTATAAAACTGAGTCATGGTACATGGCATGCTGGACCACTATTTGCAGATGATAAGATGGATTTCTACAATCTGGAGCTGAACAATACGAATGTGGTTGATCACACAACTCATAACTTCATCAAGAAGAATGGTGTGGTTTTTGTACTTGATGATTAG
- the LOC125864289 gene encoding farnesyl pyrophosphate synthase: MSDLKSKFLGVYKVLKSELLNDPDFEFTDDGRQWVERMLDYNVPGGKLNRGLSVIDSYSLLKEGKELTSEEIFQTSSLGWCIEWLQAYFLVLDDIMDGSHTRRGQKCWFRLPKVGMIAANDGILLRNHIPRILKKHFRGKPYYVDLLELFNEVEFQTASGQMIDLITTHFGEKDLSKYSLPIHRRIVQYKTAYYSFYLPVACALLMAGENLDNHVNVKNILLEMGIYFQVQDDYLDCFADPEVLGKIGTDIQDFKCSWLVVKALEHCNDEQKNLLHENYGKDDPACVAKVKALYNDLKLEDVYLEYEKSTYEKLINSIEAQPSKAVQAVLKSFLAKIYKRQK, from the exons ATGAGTGATCTGAAGTCGAAGTTTTTGGGTGTTTACAAAGTACTGAAATCTGAGCTTCTTAATGATCCAGATTTCGAGTTTACTGATGATGGTCGTCAATGGGTCGAACGG ATGTTGGACTACAATGTACCTGGAG GAAAGCTGAACCGTGGGCTCTCTGTTATTGATAGCTACAGTTTGTTGAAAGAAGGGAAAGAACTAACCAGTGAGGAAATCTTTCAAACATCTTCCCTTGGCTGGTGCATTGAATGG CTTCAAGCATATTTCCTTGTTCTTGATGATATAATGGATGGCTCTCATACACGCCGAGGTCAAAAATGCTGGTTCAGATTACCCaag GTTGGCATGATTGCTGCTAATGATGGCATACTTCTTCGCAACCACATACCAAGAATTCTTAAGAAGCACTTTAGAGGAAAGCCTTATTATGTTGATCTTCTTGAATTGTTTAATGAG GTGGAATTTCAGACTGCCTCTGGACAAATGATAGATTTGATTACCACACATTTTGGAGAGAAAGATTTATCAAAATACTCATTGCCTAT TCATAGGCGGATTGTCCAGTATAAAACTGcttattattcattttatctCCCA GTGGCATGTGCACTTCTTATGGCAGGAGAGAATCTTGACAATCATGTTAATGTCAAGAACATACTCCTCGAAATGGGAATATATTTCCAAGTTCAG GATGATTACTTGGACTGCTTTGCTGATCCAGAGGTATTGGGTAAG ATTGGCACGGATATTCAAGATTTCAAGTGCTCTTGGTTGGTAGTGAAAGCCCTAGAACACTGCAATGATGAgcaaaaaaatttattacat GAGAACTATGGAAAAGATGACCCTGCTTGTGTTGCTAAAGTAAAGGCGCTCTACAATGATCTCAAACTTGAG GATGTGTACCTGGAATATGAGAAGAGTACATATGAAAAGCTGATCAACTCTATTGAAGCTCAACCAAGCAAAGCAGTGCAAGCAGTTCTGAAGTCATTCTTGGCAAAGATATACAAGAGGCAGAAGTAG
- the LOC125865400 gene encoding uncharacterized protein LOC125865400: MAHAYTVQDFDYYMAEVNRIDHRVKTYLYEIGCSKWSRAHSTSNRTMTMTSNIAESLNLATKDARDLPVTRLLEEMRKLIEKWNYDKSKEVLYTNTKLTANYESILADNLEIALHMMRGMPKWCICHVKQT; encoded by the exons ATGGCTCACGCATACACTGTGCAAGATTTTGATTACTATATGGCTGAAGTTAATCGAATTGATCATCGAGTGAAGACTTACCTGTATGAAATTGGCTGTAGTAAATGGTCAAGGGCACATTCCACAAGTAATAGAACTATGACCATGACATCTAACATAGCAGAGTCGCTTAACTTAGCAACAAAAGACGCACGAGATCTCCCAGTAACAAGGCTACTTGAAGAGATGCGTAAATTAATTGAGAAATGGAACTATGACAAGTCAAAAGAAGTTCTGTATACAAATACCAAACTTACAGCAAATTATGAATCAATTCTTGCTGATAACCTGGAAATTGCACTACATATGATG AGAGGAATGCCAAAATGGTGCATCTGCCATGTAAAGCAGACTTGA